In Microplitis mediator isolate UGA2020A chromosome 2, iyMicMedi2.1, whole genome shotgun sequence, a single window of DNA contains:
- the LOC130663022 gene encoding speckle-type POZ protein-like A produces MPFKKIERNVHTERRTWKLENISETFAKVDTWRIDSSVGPVQETYFFSTNFQDHEIDWYVKLDFRHNELHNGFQIYFDAVEKLKPKNHVTCNFYLVDADKNEFFIGRKNRKFDSTYYYGPAVGYSIIQNQAKLPNTKDKLLPNDTMTLLIELNIYLDENPIFPLEELFCRIEQVLNLDDISHLYPLKGDGDIKISVQGVEFSVHKTVIEIRCPTLSKIIGDHQQMSDNDNNQLVVTDIKPEIFERVLEHIYTGKVKDLDDHAESLLEPASKYKLLGLKHMCELSLTNHYLTYESAKEVKKLAARCDAVMLATNADSIINESCTSQVDFSCTRDGTLIEIKPSGKKNVYKDRFKKHIPKGIKIVPDRLSLHH; encoded by the exons ATGCCGTTCAAAAAGATAGAACGAAACGTTCATACAGAACGTCGTACATGGAAATTAGAAAATATAAGTGAAACATTCGCAAAAGTAGATACGTGGAGGATCGATTCTTCAGTGGGTCCTGTCCAAGAGACTTACTTCTTTTCTACAAATTTTCAAGATCATGAAATTGACTGGTACGTCAAGTTGGATTTTCGTCATAATGAATTGCATAATGGATTCCAGATATATTTCGACGctgttgaaaaattaaaacctaagAATCATGTCACCTGTAATTTTTACCTGGTCGACGCCGACAAAAATGAGTTTTTCATTGGACGTAAAAACCGGAAATTTGATTCGACTTATTATTATGGACCTGCAGTTGGTTACAGCATTATTCAGAATCAGGCCAAATTACCAAACactaaagataaattattgcCCAATGATACCATGACATTGTTGATCGAACTCAACATTTACTTGGATGAGAATCCTATATTTCCTTTAGAAGAATTATTTTGTCGAATTGAACAAGTTTTGAATTTAGATGATATCTCGCATTTGTATCCACTTAAAGGTGACGGTGACATTAAGATTTCTGTGCAAGGTGTTGAATTTTCAGTTCATAAAACTGTTATAGAAATACGATGTCCGACACTATCTAAAATTATTGGTGATCATCAACAAATGTCTGACAACGATAATAACCAATTGGTTGTTACGGATATCAAGCCAGAAATATTTGAAAGAGTTTTAGAACATATCTACACTGGGAAAGTCAAAGATTTGGATGATCATGCAGAATCTTTGCTAGAACCTGCTtcgaaatataaattattaggaCTAAAACATATGTGTGAATTATCCCTCACCAACCACTATCTTACTTACGAAAGCGCTAAAGAGGTTAAAAAATTGGCTGCTCGTTGTGATGCCGTTATGTTAGCTACAAACGCAgattcaataataaatgagTCGTGCACTTCACAAGTAGATTTTTCTTGTACACGTGATGGTACtctgattgaaataaaacccagtggtaaaaaaaatgtgtataaAGACCGTTTTAAAAAac ataTACCGAAGGGAATTAAGATTGTTCCAGACAGATTGTCTTTGCATCACTAG